In the genome of Deltaproteobacteria bacterium, the window TTCTTGTCATGGGAACAGCGGCGGCGAAAGGAGTCCTGTCTTCTCATGCAGACCACACATTATATTCATATTCTGCACAGCCTGCCCTGATGCGCCTTTTACAAGATTGTCTATCACAGAAACTACAACAACCCGATTTGTCCTTTCGTCAACCTTTATGCCTATGTCGCAGAAGTTTGAGCCCTTGACCTGTTGAATGTTTGGTAGAACGTCTTCCGGCATGATTCGGATAAAAGGTTCGTTACTGTAACATTTTTTATATGCATCAAAAATCATTTCCTTTTGACTTTTGACTTTTGACCCCTGCTTACTGCCTGCAGGGGCAGGCTTTTGAGTTTTTATATCTGCATACATCGTGCTTAAAATCCCCCTGTTTACTGGCAGGAGATGAGGCGAAAACGATACAGTAATCTTTTCTTTGGCAATATGAGACAGACACTGCTCTATCTCTGGTGTGTGCCGATGCTCTCCAATCTTATAAGCCTTGAACCCTTCATTAGCCTCAACGAATGATGTCTCAAGTTTTGCCTCTCTGCCAGCGCCCGACACACCGCTCTTTGAATCTATGATTATTGTATTGGTATCTATTAATTTATTTTTTATAAGCGGCATAAGTCCAAGTATTGCTGATGTTGGATAGCAGCCCGGGTTTGCAACAAGTTGGGCGTTTTTTATTTTTGGACGATAGATTTCAGGCAGTCCATACACAGCCTTTTTAAGCAAATCCTTTGCAGTATGTTTTTCATACCATGTTTCATAAACCTTTGGGTCTTTCAGACGGAAGTCTGCGCTTAAATCAATTACCCATATACCCCTTTTAATTATCTTTGGAATATACTCCATTGCTGACCTGTGTGGAAGACAGCAAAATACAATATCTGCATTAGTTATAGATTTTTGATTTGAGGGGTCAATAAATATGCCTTCAATGAAATTGCCCAGAAACGGAAAGACCTTTACTATGCCTTCGCCCTGATACTGTCTTGAAGTTACTGCAATAATCTCAACTTCAGGATGCCTTGAAAGAATCCGTAGAAGTTCAATGCCAGTATAACCACTCCCACCGAGTATGGAAACTTTAATCATAGTGCGACCCATTATTAATCACAAGACTGAAATTGCTGTCAATGGTTTTTATTCACCAAAAATCAATGTCTATTTTTGGGATTCAGTTGGTTTGCCCGCCATATAAGGCATCTATTGGCAGTGGGTAGATCCCACCCTGCGAGACTAGCAACTGTTTTATGAGTATCCCTTCAAGTAGCCCTGCATCACTTACTGTCATTTTATCAAAACCAAATCCTTGCATTGCCTTTAATACAATGGCTGTGCCCGGTATTATCAAATCCTCTCTCCCTTTTTCAAGGGAGAGGACATTCTGTCTTTCCATCAATGTAAGCGATGTAATATGTTTATATATACCCTTTACAGCATCGTATTTAAGGATATAATTATTTATCTTTTCAGGGCGGTATGTTTCGAGATTCTGGTCAATCGCAGCAAGGGTTGTAATTGTGCCGGCAGTGCCGATAAAAAGTTCAGAGTTTGGAGTTTGGAGTTTGGAGTTAAAAATCTTAAACTGCAAATCATAAATTGTCCTCTCAATTTCCATTTCCATATCTTGCAGTTCTTTTTGAGACGGCGGGTCGGATTTAAGATAATTTTCTGTCAGATGCACAACACCCATCTCCATGCTCCATGAGCCAAGCATCTTGCCATGTTCTGCTAAAATAAACTCTGTAGAGCCGCCGCCAATGTCAATAACAAGACATTTGGGGACAGATTTGAAATCTGTCCCCATCCCTATAACTGACAAAACCCCAAGTGTAGATAGTTCTGCCTCTTCATTACCTGATATAAGATTTACCTTTATTCCTGTCTCATCAAATACCCTTTTAATAAATACATCTTTGTTCCTAGCCCTGCGGACAACACTTGTGGCGGCAGCAAACACATCTTTTACACCATGCCCTTTTATAATATTAGTAAATATCCTTAAGGTATCTATTGTCCTTTCTATTGATGTTTCTGCAATGCCAATATCCTCTGTAAAATTTCCCCCAAGCCTTGTGATAATCCTTTTAACTGTTAGAGGTTTGAGTTTACCGCCATCCAATTGAGCAATAAGAAGACGCAGTGTATTTGTGCCAATATCTATTGAAGCATATCTTTCCCTCATTTCTCATTTCTCATTGCTTATTCCTTATTTTTATACGCCTCCGAATATTCAATATAATTCTTCGCTGACCGTAAAATCCTTTCTACCTCTTCATCTTTAATTTGTCTTACAACTTTAGCAGGCATTCCCAAAACTAGACTCCTTGGAGGGATGATAGTCTTTTCAGTAATTAGGGCGCCTGCACCGATTATACATTCTTCTCCAATCTCTACGCCGTCAAGTATTATAGAACCCATACCTATAAGACATCGGTCTTTTATTACGCAGCCATGCAGAGTCACATTATGCCCAATAGTAATATCATGGCCTAGGACAACAGGCCAAACACCCTTTGTACCGTGGAGGACTGAATTGTCCTGAATGTTTGTCCTATTTCCAACCTTTATAAAATGCACATCCCCGCGCAATACTGCACCGCACCATATACTGGAATGCTCGCCGATTGCAACATCACCGATTATCTGAGCGTTTTCTTCTATATATACGGTGGGATGAATTTTAGGTAATATGGATTTATAGGGTCTAATCATTTACTCCTTCTCTCCTTCAACAGTCCATTCCATAAAATCGCACCAGAAACCTGTATCCACAATGGAGTCATATTCCCATCTCAAAAGTTTTAGATGCCCCTTCTCCATCTCAAGAAGATTTGTCAGAAGAACCTTTTCATTTGCATCACCGGCAGATTTAAGGTAACTGCCGTAAAAATGCACTGCATCCTCTTCTGACTTAATTGCAATATTCAGGGCATCAAGGTCTTCAGGGTTTTTACCGAGTTTTTTTATAAGTTCATTTTCTTCAGGAAATATAGGCAGTCCTTGCCCCCTGCTGTTATAGGCATTAAGTGCTTCATCATATGTAAGGACTCTGCCTGTCTCTTCAATAGACCCTACGATGGAGGATATTGCCTTTATATGGTCAAGTTCGTCATTTGCCAGATGTTTGAAGATGTTTTTCCCATGTTCATCCTCTGTAATCTCAGCAGCATGGAGATAAAATTTATACCCCATCAACTCTGTGTTGAGCGCTGTTTTCATATAAGCAATAATATTTTCTTTCACCTGAAAATACCTCGTATGAGGCTGACTGCCATGCTGGCAAACCGTCTAGTGTTAGTTAAAAACGATAGGCGAAAAGCGTAAAACAAAGGTACATTAGTTTTTAGTTTTTATCTTTGCATTTTTCGCTTCTCAGCATGCAGGGCAGTCAGCCTCATATAAATTTTCATCCCCCTTTGCCTGCCTGTCGGCAGACAGGTGAGCCAACAGCTCATGTGGGTTTCATATACTACTGAGAGCATAATATAGATTGCATCTACGTTGTTTTCAAAAACTGTCATGCCCGAATGTTTCTATCCCCGACAGAAACATTCGGGGACGCATCCAGAGTGTTCGTAATGGATTCCAGCTTAATGCTTGCGGGAATGACAAAGTTGAGGATTTCTTTTTGGGGGACGAAAAAGCAAACTATTTCATGCTCCCCGTAATAAGTTTTAAAAAATCACTCCACAATTTTGACTTTTGCATTTTGATTTTTGCATTTCCTTTATCTTCTCCCTGTATCTGTTCTGCCTGCCTTTTCTATTTCCTGTTTATGTTCCAGTGCCTCTCCCCTGATTTTAGCCTCACATTGACTACAGATAGTAGTAGGCGATGGTTTCCCGCATACCATACAGACCCTTCCCTGCTTATTGCCAGCAGGGACAAGTTTTTTGTCATCTTTCCTTTTATCTTCCATATATAATCCCTCTTGTCATGCCGGCATATTATTCGTATCGGGCATATTTATACAACTGCCATTTGTCATCTCTTTATTAAAGCAGGTTATCCTTAAAATTTCTATAACTAAAACCTGTTAGATTTGGTGTTTCTATCCCCTTATGCTGAATTAAAACCTTAAATGTAGAGCCCATACCGCCGGGCATGAGCAGTTCTTTTAGTTTTTGATTCCATTCCAATTGAGGTGCGCCTTTAATGGACAGGTCTTCTATTGTTTTAAATTCTTCAAGTATGCCAAGCGCCATAAGGAAATAAAACTGTGTTGTAAAACCTGTAACATCAAGCCCTGCCTCTTTCCCATATCTTGCAAGACCTGTCCAGTCAACATGAGATGTAATGTCCTGACAGCCAATCCTTGTATATGGGTTATCATTTATCTTGTGTTTATAATAGCACAAAAGGCCTCCATTTCTAAAGGTTTCATAAAATTCTTTTGCTGGGAGACCATAATCTATTGTGATAACAAAACCTTTCTCAAGAATGTCTGCCGCAGTTTTTATATATCTAACTGCCTCCAGATTTACCTCTATCCGCTGTCCGTTTATAGTGATGATGCCTTTTAGATATTCTGTTATTGCAGGGTCTGACGGAGTATCTAGAACTTCTGTAAATCCATCATTGTCAAGGGTTACATAGACTTCCTTGAGTATACCATTATCATTTGTAACAATATGCACAGGGAAGGCATCTATCAGTTCATTTGAGATTATGCAGCCTGTAACAAGGCTTCTGACCTCATTCAGAGAAGAATACCATGAAGATTGTGAACTGTTTTTTTGTTTACCGACAAGATTTATATCTACTATGACAGGATTTATTGATTTATAAAATTCAGAGGAAAAAGATTCTGAACATTCAATAATTTCTTTTAAAAGGGCAGCGCTTCCGGAGCCTGCTTCAATTATTGTAAATTCCGGAGGTTTGCCAAGAACCCCCCATATCTCAAAGAGCTGCCTGCAGATAAGTTTCCCAAAAATAGGATGGAGGGCAGGGCTGGTTAGATAATCCCCTTTTTTGCCCCAGACCTCTCTATCTGATGTGTAATAACCGAGATGCGGTTCGTATAGCGACATCTCCATGAAATCCCTGAAAGATATCATGCCTTTTTCAAGGATTTTATCCTGAATTATCTTAATCAGTTGAGGGCTGCCGTTTTTGATTTCTGCAAACGGCATTTCTAGTCCTTTAATATTCCCGCCTTTTGCAAAGCATCAAACACCTCACATCCTATTTTCTTATCCCCAGTGTTGTCTCCCATGTATCTGCATGTCCTTCCTCATCTGCAAGTATCTCCTCAAGCATGAGCCTTGTTGTTGGGTCGCCTTCTTCAACGCAGAGTTTGATATGCTCCTTATATCTTTTGATTGCCCCATTTTCTGCATTAAGGTCAGCCTCTATCATCTCTTTGAGACTGCCGCCCCGTTTTATAACACCGGGTTTTTGAACAGGTGTGCCGCCAAGATATACTATCCTTTCCGCGAGTTTCTCTGCATGCCTCATCTCATCAATGGATGTCTTTTTAAATATCTCAATAATCGCAGGACTCTCCATCCCCTCTGCCTCATAGTGGTGCCCCATATACTGGATTATTGCAGCAAGTTCCTCTGCCCTGTCCAGATTCAGTGCATCTATAATCTTTGTACTCATAAACCCTCCTTTATTTTTAATGATTTTAGTTTAAATTCTATCCTAACCCTAAAAATTGTCAAGAAGAAATAGGGCGGTGTTATTTAATTGCAAAGATAATGAAAATAATGAAAATATCTAGACATATTGTGGATAATGTAATAAATTACTATACACCATGCATATTTTAGGCATATCAGCATTTTATCATGATTCTGCCGCCTCTCTAATTAAAGATGGAGATATCATTGCCTCTGCACAGGAAGAGAGATTTACAAGAAAAAAACATGACCCTTCTTTCCCCATAAATGCGGTTAAATTCTGTCTCAATTACAGCGGTATTTCTCTGAATGAGGTTGATGCCATTGTCTTTTATGATAAACCTTTTTTAAAGTTTGAAAGGCTTCTGGAAACCTATTATGCATTTGCACCAAGGGGCTGGAGGTCTTTTCTGTCAGCCATACCGATATGGTTGAAAGAAAAGTTATTCTTAAAGAAACTCATATACGATGAACTGTCAAAGATTGATGAGATAGATAAGAAAAAGATAAGACTTTTATTTACAGAACATCATCTCTCCCATGCCGCA includes:
- a CDS encoding N-acetyl-gamma-glutamyl-phosphate reductase; protein product: MIKVSILGGSGYTGIELLRILSRHPEVEIIAVTSRQYQGEGIVKVFPFLGNFIEGIFIDPSNQKSITNADIVFCCLPHRSAMEYIPKIIKRGIWVIDLSADFRLKDPKVYETWYEKHTAKDLLKKAVYGLPEIYRPKIKNAQLVANPGCYPTSAILGLMPLIKNKLIDTNTIIIDSKSGVSGAGREAKLETSFVEANEGFKAYKIGEHRHTPEIEQCLSHIAKEKITVSFSPHLLPVNRGILSTMYADIKTQKPAPAGSKQGSKVKSQKEMIFDAYKKCYSNEPFIRIMPEDVLPNIQQVKGSNFCDIGIKVDERTNRVVVVSVIDNLVKGASGQAVQNMNIMCGLHEKTGLLSPPLFP
- a CDS encoding Ppx/GppA family phosphatase — its product is MRERYASIDIGTNTLRLLIAQLDGGKLKPLTVKRIITRLGGNFTEDIGIAETSIERTIDTLRIFTNIIKGHGVKDVFAAATSVVRRARNKDVFIKRVFDETGIKVNLISGNEEAELSTLGVLSVIGMGTDFKSVPKCLVIDIGGGSTEFILAEHGKMLGSWSMEMGVVHLTENYLKSDPPSQKELQDMEMEIERTIYDLQFKIFNSKLQTPNSELFIGTAGTITTLAAIDQNLETYRPEKINNYILKYDAVKGIYKHITSLTLMERQNVLSLEKGREDLIIPGTAIVLKAMQGFGFDKMTVSDAGLLEGILIKQLLVSQGGIYPLPIDALYGGQTN
- a CDS encoding gamma carbonic anhydrase family protein, which gives rise to MIRPYKSILPKIHPTVYIEENAQIIGDVAIGEHSSIWCGAVLRGDVHFIKVGNRTNIQDNSVLHGTKGVWPVVLGHDITIGHNVTLHGCVIKDRCLIGMGSIILDGVEIGEECIIGAGALITEKTIIPPRSLVLGMPAKVVRQIKDEEVERILRSAKNYIEYSEAYKNKE
- a CDS encoding ferritin family protein → MKENIIAYMKTALNTELMGYKFYLHAAEITEDEHGKNIFKHLANDELDHIKAISSIVGSIEETGRVLTYDEALNAYNSRGQGLPIFPEENELIKKLGKNPEDLDALNIAIKSEEDAVHFYGSYLKSAGDANEKVLLTNLLEMEKGHLKLLRWEYDSIVDTGFWCDFMEWTVEGEKE
- a CDS encoding SAM-dependent methyltransferase, which produces MPFAEIKNGSPQLIKIIQDKILEKGMISFRDFMEMSLYEPHLGYYTSDREVWGKKGDYLTSPALHPIFGKLICRQLFEIWGVLGKPPEFTIIEAGSGSAALLKEIIECSESFSSEFYKSINPVIVDINLVGKQKNSSQSSWYSSLNEVRSLVTGCIISNELIDAFPVHIVTNDNGILKEVYVTLDNDGFTEVLDTPSDPAITEYLKGIITINGQRIEVNLEAVRYIKTAADILEKGFVITIDYGLPAKEFYETFRNGGLLCYYKHKINDNPYTRIGCQDITSHVDWTGLARYGKEAGLDVTGFTTQFYFLMALGILEEFKTIEDLSIKGAPQLEWNQKLKELLMPGGMGSTFKVLIQHKGIETPNLTGFSYRNFKDNLL
- a CDS encoding ferritin, giving the protein MSTKIIDALNLDRAEELAAIIQYMGHHYEAEGMESPAIIEIFKKTSIDEMRHAEKLAERIVYLGGTPVQKPGVIKRGGSLKEMIEADLNAENGAIKRYKEHIKLCVEEGDPTTRLMLEEILADEEGHADTWETTLGIRK